A genomic segment from Comamonas terrigena NBRC 13299 encodes:
- a CDS encoding ABC transporter permease — protein sequence MSVLTASLRREWGRLRASPWDWAMVSWVPMLVLALMCWIFSAGQPYRLPIAVWSEDSSALSRQLVRMLQATPGLEVRQTVLNREEAADALLRREVYGVVHIPLDLETHVKQGRGGAVTLLHNAQLATASSLLQRDLKQVVGTLSAAVEMQTSAKRGTPHQVLQVQMEPIKTQLVALFNVSTNYEQFLAAALIPALIHILAMTAGAWSVGRELRDRTLGDWLSPDGQPANVASVAAALFGKLLPPAVLLWGSGMAALLYLALLRGWTVAGSMAWIAVGLAALVAVSLACGAALAAITLSLRTALSGAGLLSAPAFAFSGMGFPLLAMTGSAQSWALAMPYTHYARLQVEQWQMGTPVVQTLPVVAGLLLATLLLFALASAGLSRGLCRPEKWGGR from the coding sequence ATGAGTGTGCTGACCGCCAGCTTGCGCCGTGAATGGGGCCGGCTGCGGGCGAGTCCCTGGGACTGGGCCATGGTCAGCTGGGTGCCCATGCTGGTGCTTGCGCTGATGTGCTGGATTTTTTCGGCGGGCCAGCCATATCGCCTGCCCATTGCCGTCTGGAGCGAAGACAGCTCTGCGCTGTCGCGCCAGCTGGTGCGCATGCTGCAGGCCACTCCCGGGCTGGAAGTGCGCCAGACCGTGCTCAACCGGGAAGAGGCAGCGGATGCGTTGCTACGCAGGGAGGTCTACGGGGTGGTCCATATTCCTCTGGATCTGGAGACCCATGTCAAGCAGGGGCGTGGCGGCGCGGTGACCTTGCTGCACAACGCACAGTTGGCCACGGCATCCAGTCTGCTGCAGCGTGACCTGAAGCAGGTGGTGGGCACGCTGTCGGCCGCTGTGGAGATGCAGACTTCGGCCAAGCGTGGAACGCCGCACCAGGTGCTGCAGGTGCAGATGGAGCCGATCAAGACCCAGTTGGTGGCGCTGTTCAATGTGTCCACCAATTACGAACAGTTTCTGGCTGCCGCCTTGATTCCTGCGCTCATCCATATTCTGGCGATGACGGCAGGCGCGTGGTCCGTGGGGCGGGAGCTGCGGGACCGTACGCTGGGGGACTGGCTGAGCCCGGATGGCCAACCTGCAAACGTCGCATCGGTGGCGGCCGCGCTGTTTGGAAAGCTGTTGCCGCCTGCGGTGCTGCTGTGGGGCAGCGGCATGGCGGCTTTGCTGTATCTGGCGCTGTTGAGAGGCTGGACCGTTGCCGGCAGCATGGCCTGGATTGCAGTGGGTCTTGCCGCGCTGGTTGCGGTGAGCCTGGCGTGTGGCGCGGCGTTGGCGGCCATCACCTTGTCGTTGCGTACGGCGCTTTCGGGGGCCGGCCTGTTGTCGGCGCCCGCATTCGCCTTCAGTGGCATGGGCTTTCCCTTGCTGGCGATGACGGGCAGTGCCCAAAGCTGGGCGCTGGCCATGCCCTACACCCATTACGCAAGGTTGCAGGTCGAGCAGTGGCAGATGGGCACGCCCGTGGTCCAGACGCTGCCCGTAGTGGCAGGCCTGCTGCTGGCGACGCTGCTGCTGTTTGCACTGGCCTCGGCGGGTTTGTCGCGCGGGCTGTGCAGGCCCGAGAAATGGGGAGGGCGCTGA
- a CDS encoding TolC family protein: protein MAASPAKSQTVHNAMSFEQARAAFLERSEQLAASIKSVDSARLRREGMEGLGGPSVSITGMAYRYSANVDVDLDPARRALGNGISLLPPQLGGAVAQLPSLPSNYDLQRKSNVGSASLAAVWPVYIGGLGDAVRGELDAMTDEAVADAASSRAQLQTLLVQRYFTAQLADRNASLRRRALEGVRAHDDAAQRMLKAGVISQVERLQASAALADAQQQSRKADDDARLAHSALARTVHAGAAVRPSSPLFVSSEALPPLLQFLDSALNHHPGLSQVAAKQRQAASLHDASEALRKPQVLAFGLREVNTTGKPSWVAGVAVRWTLWDSIDRDKLSAAGLRKVEQAELMDAQVRSDIGLLVEKNWLAVEQSRTQYLAGQAQENLARELLRLRQAGLKEGTSTTLDLIDAQLNLAKVQTERALVANQYVQALAALLESTGQSDEFSRYMARADIQITADTP, encoded by the coding sequence ATGGCGGCGTCGCCAGCCAAGTCACAGACGGTTCACAACGCGATGAGCTTCGAGCAGGCCAGGGCGGCGTTCCTGGAACGGTCGGAGCAATTGGCTGCATCGATCAAGTCGGTGGACAGTGCCCGTTTGCGCCGGGAAGGCATGGAGGGGCTTGGCGGACCTTCGGTCTCCATCACCGGCATGGCGTATCGCTATTCGGCCAATGTCGACGTGGATCTGGATCCCGCACGGCGTGCGCTCGGTAACGGTATCTCGCTTTTGCCGCCCCAACTGGGCGGCGCGGTCGCGCAATTGCCCAGCCTGCCGAGCAACTACGATCTGCAGCGCAAGAGCAATGTAGGCTCGGCCAGCCTGGCCGCCGTCTGGCCTGTCTATATAGGGGGACTGGGCGACGCCGTACGCGGCGAACTGGATGCCATGACCGACGAAGCGGTTGCCGATGCGGCCAGCAGTCGTGCGCAGCTTCAGACCCTGCTGGTGCAGCGTTACTTCACGGCGCAACTGGCCGATCGGAATGCGTCTTTGCGCCGCCGCGCCCTGGAAGGCGTTCGGGCGCATGATGACGCGGCCCAGCGCATGCTCAAGGCCGGCGTTATTTCCCAGGTCGAACGCCTGCAAGCCAGTGCAGCCCTGGCCGACGCCCAGCAGCAGTCGCGCAAGGCCGATGACGATGCCCGGCTGGCACACAGTGCGCTGGCGCGGACGGTGCATGCCGGCGCTGCGGTGCGCCCCAGCTCCCCTTTGTTTGTCAGCAGTGAAGCCTTGCCGCCGCTGCTGCAGTTTCTGGATTCCGCACTGAACCATCACCCTGGGCTCAGCCAGGTCGCGGCCAAGCAGCGTCAGGCCGCTTCGCTGCACGATGCATCCGAGGCGCTGCGCAAGCCGCAGGTTCTGGCCTTTGGCCTGCGCGAGGTGAATACCACGGGCAAGCCCAGCTGGGTCGCGGGTGTGGCGGTGCGCTGGACGCTGTGGGACAGCATTGACCGCGACAAGCTTTCGGCGGCAGGCCTGCGCAAGGTGGAGCAGGCCGAGCTGATGGATGCCCAGGTGCGCTCCGACATCGGATTGCTGGTCGAGAAGAACTGGCTTGCCGTGGAACAGTCGCGCACCCAGTACCTGGCAGGACAGGCCCAGGAAAATCTGGCGCGTGAACTGCTTCGCCTGCGCCAGGCGGGCCTGAAAGAGGGCACCAGCACCACACTCGACCTGATTGATGCGCAGCTCAATCTTGCCAAGGTGCAGACGGAACGCGCCTTGGTGGCCAACCAGTATGTGCAGGCTCTGGCCGCCCTGCTGGAGAGCACGGGGCAGAGCGACGAATTCAGCCGCTACATGGCACGTGCCGACATTCAGATCACCGCAGACACACCATGA
- a CDS encoding PaaI family thioesterase, with amino-acid sequence MTMEQVIERWQVEEAAVRARLGEVGTAAPSDVAQRSGMEVFDAIFAGELPPPPIGLTLDFVPIHVAPGEAVFQGSPKRRHYNPLGTVHGGWFATLLDSAVGCAIHASLPAGKAFTTLELKVNMVRALTDGVPLVRAEGKVIHVGRQVATAEGRIVGPDGKLYAHATTTCLIFDHPVGKQPS; translated from the coding sequence ATGACCATGGAACAGGTGATCGAACGCTGGCAGGTGGAGGAAGCTGCGGTACGCGCGCGTCTGGGGGAGGTGGGGACAGCGGCCCCCAGCGATGTGGCCCAGCGCTCAGGTATGGAAGTATTTGACGCCATCTTTGCCGGGGAACTGCCTCCGCCGCCCATTGGATTGACGCTGGATTTTGTGCCCATCCATGTGGCGCCAGGGGAGGCCGTGTTTCAGGGTAGCCCCAAGCGCCGCCACTACAACCCGCTGGGCACGGTGCATGGCGGTTGGTTTGCCACCTTGCTGGATTCTGCCGTGGGCTGCGCCATCCACGCGAGTTTGCCCGCAGGCAAGGCCTTCACCACGCTGGAGCTGAAGGTGAACATGGTGCGCGCACTGACCGATGGCGTGCCGCTGGTGCGGGCAGAAGGAAAGGTGATCCATGTGGGCCGCCAGGTGGCCACCGCAGAAGGGCGCATCGTGGGGCCCGATGGCAAGCTGTACGCGCATGCGACCACGACCTGCCTGATCTTTGACCATCCGGTTGGCAAGCAGCCGTCCTGA
- a CDS encoding HlyD family secretion protein, translated as MNTPEPASSAASPGPMVRKPKRPPVAALLAVAAVLIFIVWGFWQSAQPAAPFFQGQMEARESDIAAKVTARISKVHVTEGQRIQPGDLLVEMDSPEVQAKLAQAQAARDAAQAVATKASNGARPEEVQMARLGWERAQAAASLAKTSYDRVQSLFNQGLVSAQKRDEALTNWRASDAQARAAKAQYDMAASGARAEDKSAAAAQVRQVDGVIAEAKAAEAETQLRSPVGGEVANVLAKQGELSPQGVAVVTVVDLSDQWLVLHVREDQLQRFAMKSRFTGRLPALGNRQAEFEVSFLGVLPDFATWRTTRGSQGFDARTFEVRAKPVQVIDGARPGMSVIVEGAAGAGA; from the coding sequence ATGAACACACCTGAACCTGCCTCTTCTGCCGCAAGCCCTGGCCCCATGGTCAGAAAGCCCAAGCGGCCGCCTGTTGCGGCGCTGCTTGCCGTGGCTGCGGTGCTGATCTTCATCGTCTGGGGGTTCTGGCAGTCTGCCCAGCCTGCTGCTCCATTCTTCCAGGGACAGATGGAGGCGCGTGAATCCGATATTGCAGCCAAGGTCACCGCGCGTATCTCCAAGGTGCATGTGACCGAGGGGCAGCGTATCCAGCCTGGCGATCTGCTGGTGGAAATGGACAGCCCGGAGGTGCAGGCCAAGCTGGCACAGGCCCAGGCTGCGCGTGATGCGGCCCAGGCCGTGGCCACCAAGGCCAGCAACGGTGCGCGTCCAGAGGAAGTGCAGATGGCGCGCCTGGGCTGGGAGCGTGCCCAGGCGGCGGCGAGTCTGGCCAAGACTTCGTACGACCGGGTGCAGAGCCTGTTCAACCAAGGCCTGGTTTCCGCCCAGAAACGCGACGAAGCGCTGACGAACTGGCGTGCTTCGGATGCGCAGGCACGCGCCGCCAAGGCCCAATACGACATGGCGGCCAGCGGCGCGCGTGCGGAAGACAAAAGCGCAGCGGCCGCGCAGGTGCGCCAGGTCGATGGTGTCATCGCGGAAGCCAAGGCCGCTGAAGCTGAAACCCAGTTGCGCAGCCCGGTGGGCGGAGAGGTGGCGAATGTGCTGGCCAAGCAGGGCGAGCTTTCGCCCCAGGGCGTTGCGGTGGTGACGGTGGTGGACCTGAGCGACCAGTGGCTGGTGCTCCATGTGCGGGAGGACCAGCTGCAGCGCTTTGCCATGAAAAGCCGCTTTACCGGTCGGTTGCCGGCGCTGGGAAACCGGCAGGCCGAGTTCGAGGTGAGCTTTCTCGGCGTACTGCCGGACTTTGCCACCTGGCGCACCACGCGTGGCAGCCAGGGTTTTGATGCGCGTACCTTCGAAGTGAGAGCCAAGCCGGTTCAGGTGATCGACGGTGCGCGCCCAGGCATGAGCGTGATCGTCGAAGGGGCTGCCGGAGCGGGTGCATGA